A genome region from Mesorhizobium sp. B2-1-8 includes the following:
- a CDS encoding ABC transporter permease: MAPALVWLTALMVVPCALVLALAFFRRGIYGGIDYTFTLENFGLVFDPLYAGIFLNSARIAGTATLIAVVIGYAAAYAIAAAPRRWQPVFLFFAVLPFWSNYLIRTYAWIVLLNREGLVTQLLRWFGYTGEPPSMLYTEGAVIAGLVYNYLPFVILACYAPLSRLNPELAEASRDLGASAMTTFRRVILPLTVPGIAAGAVFVFVLSIGNFVTPALLGGGRFQMIGNLVYDQFLTANDWPFGAALAMALIAIMLLVLMAQALAANRASGHVEEAEGNANG; the protein is encoded by the coding sequence ATGGCCCCGGCGCTGGTCTGGTTGACCGCGCTGATGGTGGTGCCGTGCGCGCTGGTGCTGGCGCTCGCTTTTTTCCGGCGCGGCATCTATGGCGGCATCGACTACACCTTCACGCTGGAGAATTTCGGGCTGGTCTTCGACCCGCTCTATGCCGGCATCTTCCTCAACTCGGCGCGCATTGCCGGCACCGCCACGCTGATCGCGGTGGTGATCGGCTATGCCGCCGCCTATGCGATCGCGGCCGCCCCGCGCCGCTGGCAGCCGGTGTTCCTGTTCTTCGCCGTGCTGCCGTTCTGGTCCAACTATCTGATCCGCACCTACGCCTGGATCGTGCTGCTCAACCGCGAAGGGCTTGTCACCCAGCTCCTGCGCTGGTTCGGCTATACCGGTGAGCCGCCCTCGATGCTCTACACCGAAGGCGCCGTCATCGCCGGCCTGGTCTACAACTATTTGCCCTTCGTCATCCTCGCCTGCTACGCACCTTTGTCGCGGCTCAATCCGGAACTCGCCGAAGCCTCGCGCGATCTTGGCGCGTCGGCCATGACGACGTTTCGTCGTGTCATTCTGCCGCTGACCGTGCCCGGCATCGCCGCCGGCGCCGTCTTCGTCTTCGTGCTGTCGATCGGCAATTTCGTCACCCCGGCGCTGCTCGGCGGCGGCCGTTTCCAGATGATCGGCAATCTCGTCTACGACCAGTTCCTGACCGCCAATGACTGGCCGTTCGGCGCGGCCCTGGCGATGGCGCTGATCGCCATCATGTTGTTGGTACTGATGGCGCAGGCGCTCGCCGCCAATCGCGCCTCTGGCCATGTGGAAGAAGCCGAGGGCAACGCGAATGGCTGA
- a CDS encoding nucleotide disphospho-sugar-binding domain-containing protein, with translation MTRKASPTIALFPEASFGAALNCVGIAQALRAKGARPVFICHAGFSGVFADYGFQEYQLPTEEPLSDSERQSYWQAFVRRHLPHFRLSPIDQLETYVAPTWQAIVDTAVNAEAALRQLLARLKPDAVVLDNVIMFPAIAAAGCPWVRVVSCAETELPDAEVPPYLSGLAADDPQRGAFEARYLAASAPAHDRFNRFRADCGLAPLPKGLFLEASPDLNLLLTPTIVRRERAEPLDPDRFVYLEGCVRSEGPFEVPVFPRNGGPLVYVSFGSLGAMDVGLIERMLAVFDRLPARFIVNVGGLRDAYRAVPDNVYLDAWFPQPSVVAKSDLFIHHGGNNSFCEALRFGVPSLIMPYCWDGHDNAQRAGETGVGDHMGRDGWTEGGLERAILGLLADDAMRARLRDNAAEMALKPGTDVAAQAILSLIRT, from the coding sequence TTGACGCGTAAAGCGAGCCCGACCATCGCGCTGTTTCCCGAAGCCAGTTTCGGGGCGGCGTTGAATTGCGTCGGCATTGCCCAGGCGCTGCGCGCGAAGGGCGCACGGCCGGTCTTCATCTGCCATGCCGGGTTTTCCGGTGTCTTTGCCGACTACGGTTTCCAGGAATATCAGTTGCCGACCGAGGAGCCGCTGAGCGACAGCGAGCGCCAGAGCTACTGGCAGGCCTTCGTGCGCCGGCATCTGCCGCATTTCAGGCTGAGCCCGATCGACCAGCTCGAAACCTATGTCGCGCCGACCTGGCAGGCGATCGTCGACACGGCGGTCAATGCCGAGGCGGCGCTCCGCCAATTGTTGGCGCGGCTGAAGCCCGACGCGGTGGTGCTCGACAACGTCATCATGTTCCCGGCGATAGCAGCGGCCGGATGCCCGTGGGTGCGCGTCGTTTCCTGCGCCGAGACGGAGCTGCCCGATGCCGAAGTGCCGCCCTATCTGTCCGGGCTTGCCGCCGATGATCCGCAACGCGGGGCGTTCGAAGCCCGCTATCTCGCGGCTTCGGCTCCGGCGCATGACCGCTTCAACCGTTTTCGTGCGGATTGCGGCCTGGCGCCATTGCCGAAAGGCCTGTTCCTCGAAGCCTCGCCCGACCTCAATCTGCTCTTGACGCCGACGATCGTGCGCCGCGAGCGCGCCGAACCGCTCGACCCCGATCGCTTCGTCTATCTCGAAGGTTGCGTGCGCTCGGAAGGGCCGTTCGAGGTGCCGGTTTTTCCACGCAATGGCGGGCCGCTGGTCTATGTCAGCTTCGGCAGTCTCGGCGCCATGGATGTCGGCCTGATCGAGCGCATGCTTGCCGTCTTCGACCGGCTGCCGGCCCGCTTCATCGTCAATGTCGGTGGCCTGCGCGATGCCTACCGCGCGGTGCCCGACAATGTCTATCTCGACGCCTGGTTTCCGCAGCCCTCCGTGGTGGCGAAGTCGGACCTGTTCATCCACCACGGCGGCAACAACAGTTTTTGCGAGGCGCTGCGCTTCGGCGTGCCGTCGCTGATCATGCCCTATTGCTGGGACGGACACGACAATGCGCAACGCGCCGGAGAGACCGGCGTAGGCGACCATATGGGCCGTGACGGCTGGACCGAAGGAGGATTGGAGAGAGCCATTCTCGGCCTGCTGGCCGATGACGCCATGCGCGCCCGCCTCAGGGACAATGCAGCCGAGATGGCGCTGAAACCCGGAACGGACGTGGCCGCGCAAGCCATTCTCTCCCTGATACGGACATGA
- a CDS encoding ABC transporter permease yields MAERSPATRRTLWLVLSLVFAFLYIPIAVLVALSFNEGGLPTAWSGFSLKWYVSLAGNSAILSAALNTLIVALVSTAIATLLGTLLAIGIEMRRQDGKGLEALIFAPMIIPDIVLAIALLSFFSMLNLTMGLHTIILAHVVFNLAFVCSVVRARLKSFDWSIVEASTDLGASPFTTFRRVTLPVILPAVIAGALLAFTLSVDEFIIAFFTSGAGRASTTLPMQIYAMIRFGITPEINALATIVMTVSIAALTLSQRLNRGMIGQ; encoded by the coding sequence ATGGCTGAACGCTCGCCAGCCACGCGGCGCACGCTTTGGCTCGTGTTGAGCCTCGTCTTCGCCTTCCTCTACATCCCGATCGCGGTGCTTGTGGCGCTGTCCTTCAACGAAGGCGGATTGCCGACGGCATGGTCCGGCTTTTCCTTGAAATGGTACGTCTCGCTGGCCGGCAATTCCGCCATCCTCTCCGCCGCGCTCAACACGCTGATCGTGGCGCTGGTCTCGACTGCCATCGCGACCTTGCTCGGCACCTTGTTGGCGATCGGCATCGAGATGCGCCGGCAAGATGGCAAGGGACTCGAAGCGCTGATCTTCGCGCCGATGATCATTCCCGACATCGTGCTGGCGATCGCGCTCTTGTCGTTCTTTTCGATGCTCAACCTCACCATGGGCCTGCACACCATCATCCTCGCCCATGTCGTGTTCAACCTTGCCTTCGTCTGCTCGGTGGTGCGTGCGCGGCTGAAAAGCTTCGACTGGTCGATCGTCGAGGCCTCCACCGACCTCGGCGCCTCCCCGTTCACCACCTTCCGGCGGGTGACACTGCCGGTGATCCTGCCGGCTGTCATCGCCGGCGCGCTACTCGCCTTCACGCTTTCGGTCGACGAGTTCATCATCGCCTTCTTCACATCGGGCGCCGGCCGTGCCTCGACGACGCTGCCGATGCAGATCTACGCCATGATCCGCTTCGGCATCACGCCGGAGATCAATGCGCTGGCAACCATCGTCATGACGGTCTCGATCGCCGCTCTGACCCTGTCCCAGCGGCTCAACCGGGGAATGATCGGCCAATGA
- a CDS encoding spermidine/putrescine ABC transporter substrate-binding protein: MTATSLRRHALRMPSIALGFVVALSAPAIAAGLVISNWDGYMAPDAMAAFKTATGVSGEVVVHATNEEIMGKLIAAGGKGYDVVFVSSPFAEVLNKLGLTEPMDHAKIPNLANLYPEATKLPHDVGNTFSVPYTWGTTGLCYRSDLVKTAPTSWSDLLAPSDELKGKTTMLATDRWLLAAGQLDKGFSVNETDPAKMAEVKDLLISAKKTLLAYDDTTFYSKLVSGEALMVQAWDGWCNYGIADKPEIKYVIPKEGSDLWVDTMVVMKASEHKDAAFQFINFMLDAKNHAWAAQNIDYKVPNKPAMESLPTDFLAKFPNMAMPVADLVKFEQLRDVGEAQRDYSKIVSEIKAAQ; this comes from the coding sequence ATGACTGCAACCAGCCTGCGGCGCCATGCGCTGAGAATGCCTTCGATCGCCCTGGGGTTTGTCGTGGCGCTGTCCGCGCCGGCGATAGCCGCCGGCCTCGTCATCTCCAATTGGGACGGCTACATGGCGCCCGATGCCATGGCCGCCTTCAAGACGGCGACGGGCGTCTCCGGCGAAGTCGTGGTGCACGCCACCAATGAAGAGATCATGGGCAAGCTGATTGCCGCCGGCGGCAAGGGCTATGACGTGGTCTTCGTCTCCTCGCCCTTCGCCGAGGTGCTGAACAAGCTCGGCCTGACCGAGCCGATGGACCATGCCAAGATCCCCAACCTCGCCAACCTCTACCCGGAAGCGACCAAGCTGCCGCATGATGTCGGCAACACTTTCTCCGTGCCTTATACCTGGGGCACGACCGGCCTCTGCTACCGCTCGGATCTGGTCAAGACCGCGCCGACAAGCTGGAGCGACCTGCTGGCGCCGTCGGACGAGCTGAAGGGCAAGACCACTATGCTGGCGACCGACCGCTGGCTGCTCGCCGCCGGCCAGCTCGACAAGGGGTTCTCCGTCAACGAGACCGACCCGGCCAAGATGGCTGAGGTCAAGGACCTCTTGATCTCGGCCAAGAAAACCCTGCTCGCCTATGACGACACCACCTTCTATTCGAAGCTGGTCTCGGGCGAAGCGCTGATGGTGCAGGCCTGGGACGGCTGGTGCAATTACGGCATCGCCGACAAGCCCGAGATCAAATACGTCATTCCCAAGGAAGGTTCGGATCTCTGGGTCGACACGATGGTGGTGATGAAGGCATCCGAGCATAAGGATGCAGCCTTCCAGTTCATCAACTTCATGCTCGACGCCAAGAACCACGCCTGGGCGGCCCAGAACATCGACTACAAGGTGCCGAACAAGCCGGCCATGGAAAGCCTGCCGACCGACTTCCTGGCGAAATTCCCCAACATGGCGATGCCGGTGGCCGACCTCGTCAAGTTCGAGCAGTTGCGTGACGTCGGCGAAGCCCAGCGCGACTATTCGAAGATCGTCAGCGAGATCAAGGCCGCGCAGTAG
- a CDS encoding GntR family transcriptional regulator: MRRRIDPVPSVFLSPIVPTVLLQKKVRQSIICQPAEESGRLRWKGRSVKPVPSRPFTSTVMQTAARRPRTNHLDLAQRILDVARQRGFAPGTRLPEQQIASLCNVSRTPVRAALSLLAEQGVVRWEADTGYVMAIDLAAQPAISAELPAAEEDELAEAILRDRSARRLDQTVTVAGLMRRYSAERKTVLKSLNKLTEENLLDRAPGQSWLFRRAPDDPEVQGESYEFRLLLEPAAILTPGFQLDGARAAMLRQGMEALSALPDAAFDTREFQRLDIDFHGMIAEGCANRFVADALADHLRLRRLPGIYAGVNVFRLKQSLREHLNILDHLESRQYEVAADLLRIHLRLSRSQRPQAASRGAPALFGMISRPE; encoded by the coding sequence ATGCGCCGCCGCATCGATCCCGTTCCCTCGGTCTTTTTATCGCCGATTGTGCCGACAGTACTATTGCAGAAAAAAGTACGTCAATCCATAATTTGTCAACCGGCCGAGGAATCTGGCCGATTGCGCTGGAAAGGCCGATCGGTCAAACCAGTGCCGTCACGTCCGTTCACGAGCACAGTCATGCAAACCGCAGCCCGACGACCTCGCACCAATCATCTCGATCTGGCCCAGCGCATCCTGGATGTGGCGCGCCAGCGCGGCTTCGCGCCCGGCACACGCCTGCCCGAGCAGCAGATCGCCTCGCTCTGCAATGTCTCACGCACTCCGGTACGGGCGGCGCTCAGCCTGCTCGCGGAACAGGGTGTCGTGCGCTGGGAGGCCGACACCGGTTATGTCATGGCGATCGACCTCGCCGCACAGCCGGCGATATCAGCCGAATTGCCCGCCGCCGAGGAAGACGAGCTTGCCGAAGCCATCCTGCGCGACCGGTCGGCCCGGCGCCTGGACCAGACGGTGACCGTCGCCGGGTTGATGCGACGGTACAGTGCCGAGAGAAAGACGGTATTAAAATCGCTTAATAAACTGACGGAAGAAAACCTTCTCGATCGGGCGCCGGGTCAATCCTGGCTGTTCCGCCGCGCACCGGACGATCCGGAGGTGCAAGGCGAAAGCTACGAGTTCCGGCTTTTGCTGGAGCCGGCGGCCATCCTGACACCTGGCTTCCAGCTGGATGGGGCGCGCGCCGCGATGTTGCGCCAGGGCATGGAGGCGCTGTCGGCGCTGCCCGACGCCGCGTTCGATACGCGCGAGTTCCAGCGGCTCGACATCGATTTCCACGGCATGATCGCCGAGGGCTGCGCCAACCGCTTCGTCGCCGACGCGCTGGCCGATCATCTCAGGCTGCGGCGGCTTCCCGGCATCTATGCCGGCGTCAACGTCTTCCGGCTGAAGCAATCACTGCGCGAGCACCTGAACATACTCGACCATCTCGAAAGCCGGCAGTATGAGGTTGCTGCCGATCTGCTTCGCATTCACCTGCGGCTCTCCCGCAGCCAGCGACCGCAGGCGGCCAGCCGCGGCGCCCCCGCGCTGTTCGGCATGATCAGCCGGCCCGAATGA